In the genome of Cellvibrio sp. KY-YJ-3, one region contains:
- a CDS encoding peptide chain release factor 3, with protein sequence MINLTAELAKRRTFAIISHPDAGKTTVTEKLLLWGNAIQLAGSVKGKRGPHAKSDWMTMEQERGISVTSSVMQFPYKDRIVNLLDTPGHEDFSEDTYRTLTAVDSVLMMIDGAKGVEDRTIKLMEVCRLRDTPILTFINKMDRESRDAVELLDEIENVLKITAAPINWPLGSGKEFVGVYNFYTDVIHVYQQGMGHTIPDDIQINGLDSDEATKLLGSYAQDIRDQIEFVRGATHQFDLDEYLAGRMTPVFFGTALGNFGVREMLDGFVEWAPTPRARATHERLVEPAEEKFSGFIFKIQANMDPKHRDRIAFMRICSGTYSQGMKMKHVRLGKDVKIADAVTFMAGDRSAVEEAIAGDIIGLHNHGTIQIGDTFTEGESLKFTGIPHFAPELFRRIRLKDPLKMKQLQKGLQQLSEEGSTQVFFPVNNNDIVVGAVGVLQFEVVAYRLKDEYKVEAMYEPVNVTTARWCDCDDTKKLEEFKRKCAENLALDGGGHLTYLAPSRVNLSLTQERHPEVVFRATREH encoded by the coding sequence ATGATTAATTTAACTGCTGAACTGGCAAAGCGCCGTACCTTTGCCATTATTTCTCACCCCGACGCCGGTAAAACTACTGTCACCGAAAAATTATTGCTCTGGGGTAACGCCATTCAGTTAGCCGGTTCGGTTAAAGGTAAGCGCGGCCCGCACGCCAAATCTGACTGGATGACTATGGAGCAGGAGCGCGGAATTTCCGTAACCTCATCGGTAATGCAATTTCCCTATAAAGATCGCATAGTCAACCTGCTTGATACTCCCGGCCACGAAGACTTCTCGGAAGATACTTATCGCACACTCACTGCGGTGGACTCGGTGCTGATGATGATCGATGGCGCAAAAGGTGTAGAAGATCGCACTATTAAATTGATGGAAGTCTGCCGCCTGCGTGACACACCCATTCTCACTTTTATCAACAAAATGGATCGTGAAAGTCGCGATGCGGTTGAGCTGCTGGATGAAATTGAAAACGTACTAAAAATTACTGCTGCGCCCATCAATTGGCCTTTGGGGAGCGGCAAGGAATTTGTCGGCGTCTATAATTTTTATACTGATGTGATTCACGTTTATCAGCAGGGCATGGGGCACACAATTCCCGATGATATTCAAATCAACGGGTTGGATAGCGACGAGGCTACCAAACTGCTGGGCAGTTACGCGCAGGATATTCGCGATCAAATTGAATTTGTGCGCGGTGCAACCCATCAGTTTGATTTGGATGAATATTTGGCGGGGCGTATGACGCCGGTATTTTTTGGTACCGCACTGGGTAATTTTGGTGTGCGTGAAATGCTGGATGGCTTTGTCGAGTGGGCACCAACCCCGCGTGCGCGTGCAACCCATGAGCGTTTGGTTGAGCCGGCGGAAGAAAAGTTCAGCGGTTTTATTTTTAAAATTCAGGCGAATATGGATCCAAAACATCGCGACCGCATCGCCTTTATGCGCATCTGTTCCGGCACTTATTCGCAGGGCATGAAAATGAAACATGTGCGTTTAGGGAAGGATGTAAAAATTGCCGATGCAGTAACCTTTATGGCGGGCGACCGCAGTGCAGTGGAAGAGGCAATTGCTGGCGATATTATCGGTTTGCACAACCACGGCACTATCCAAATTGGCGATACCTTTACCGAAGGGGAGAGCCTCAAGTTCACCGGTATCCCTCACTTTGCGCCTGAATTGTTTCGTCGCATTCGCTTGAAAGATCCGCTGAAAATGAAACAGCTGCAAAAAGGCCTGCAGCAATTATCGGAAGAGGGTTCGACCCAGGTATTTTTCCCGGTTAACAATAACGATATTGTGGTTGGCGCTGTGGGTGTACTGCAATTTGAAGTGGTGGCCTATCGTTTGAAGGATGAATACAAAGTGGAAGCTATGTATGAGCCAGTGAATGTGACCACCGCGCGCTGGTGTGACTGCGATGACACCAAAAAGCTGGAAGAATTTAAACGTAAATGCGCCGAGAATCTCGCGTTGGATGGCGGCGGTCACCTGACCTATCTCGCACCGTCGCGGGTAAATCTATCCTTAACCCAGGAGCGTCACCCCGAGGTAGTGTTCCGCGCAACCCGTGAGCACTAA
- a CDS encoding ATP-binding protein yields MNSNNPKSATTNRAPFTLADHGQHLGYWVIIRTLVLICLGIAALFCLWRDSINLPFTEILIALVILTSVNLLTFSRLRQKLPVTDIEFFIQLLIDLACLSAVFYFSGGANNPFVSYFLVPICISAATLNNRYTLSITTISIISYSILLFFNIPLPALAPHQHHGGDSLNLHALGMWLNFFISAGLITYFVVKMARDLRLQEAQLNRWREDQLRDEQVMAVATLAAGTAHELGTPLSSMKLLLNELRDEYQSNTHLQEDLVLLQDQVAHCSTILRNLIATAEQTKDGQVAKEPVDNYCKNLLENWQLMRPDVIAQIHLANNQVSVECQFHPTIAQAILNLLNNAADASPTNIQIDIHWDKQQLYWTITDEGPGINKEVQAHLGKSVVSTKNKGMGIGLLLTQTTINRYGGEVRLYNRAVRGAITELVLPLKPPSVASNHDE; encoded by the coding sequence ATGAATTCCAACAATCCTAAATCGGCTACCACCAACCGGGCACCATTTACCCTCGCTGACCACGGCCAACATCTTGGCTACTGGGTAATTATCCGTACGCTCGTTTTAATTTGTTTAGGTATTGCCGCCCTGTTTTGTCTTTGGCGAGATTCAATCAATCTACCTTTTACAGAAATACTTATTGCGCTGGTAATATTAACCAGTGTGAATTTGTTAACTTTTTCGCGCTTGCGACAAAAGCTACCGGTTACTGATATTGAGTTTTTTATCCAGCTATTGATTGACCTCGCCTGCTTAAGTGCCGTTTTTTATTTTAGCGGCGGTGCCAATAACCCCTTTGTTTCTTATTTTTTAGTACCCATTTGCATCTCCGCTGCCACGTTAAACAATCGCTACACATTGAGTATTACCACAATCAGTATTATCAGTTATTCCATCTTGTTATTTTTTAATATTCCTCTACCCGCACTTGCGCCACACCAGCATCATGGTGGAGATTCTTTGAACTTACATGCGTTGGGAATGTGGCTGAATTTTTTTATCAGTGCCGGACTCATTACTTATTTCGTCGTGAAAATGGCGCGTGATTTACGTCTGCAAGAAGCACAATTAAATCGCTGGCGTGAAGACCAACTGCGCGACGAACAGGTTATGGCTGTCGCAACCCTTGCGGCCGGAACGGCGCATGAACTGGGAACACCATTATCCAGCATGAAATTACTGCTTAATGAGCTACGCGATGAATACCAAAGCAATACACATCTACAAGAAGACTTAGTGCTACTACAAGACCAAGTGGCTCACTGCTCAACAATTTTGCGTAATTTAATCGCCACTGCCGAACAAACCAAAGATGGCCAAGTCGCCAAAGAACCCGTCGATAACTACTGTAAAAACCTATTGGAAAACTGGCAACTGATGCGCCCCGATGTCATCGCACAAATTCATCTGGCCAATAACCAAGTATCTGTAGAATGCCAATTTCACCCGACCATTGCACAAGCAATTTTAAATCTGTTGAATAATGCCGCCGATGCAAGCCCGACAAATATTCAGATTGATATTCACTGGGATAAACAACAACTTTATTGGACGATAACCGATGAAGGACCGGGCATTAATAAGGAGGTACAAGCGCACCTTGGGAAAAGTGTGGTATCGACAAAAAATAAAGGGATGGGCATTGGTTTGCTGCTGACACAAACCACTATTAATCGTTACGGTGGTGAAGTACGTTTGTACAATCGAGCTGTACGCGGCGCAATTACCGAACTGGTACTTCCGCTTAAACCGCCATCCGTTGCGAGCAACCACGATGAATAA
- the rimI gene encoding ribosomal protein S18-alanine N-acetyltransferase, whose protein sequence is MNDIPHFVTYTGLELCLREITAADIPAVMQLERSAHSHPWRQSSFEDCLKGRQKCWLAETKNTLVGYVVVTHGGGDAELLNLAVSPAFQRKGIGQSLLEYATQCVAGKADMLFLEVRVSNQKAIELYSKAGFFELGNRKNYYPTANGHEDALLMARQL, encoded by the coding sequence ATGAATGATATTCCACATTTTGTTACTTACACTGGTCTCGAACTTTGTTTGCGTGAAATTACTGCGGCGGATATTCCTGCCGTTATGCAGTTGGAGCGCAGTGCGCATTCACATCCCTGGCGGCAATCCAGCTTTGAGGACTGCTTGAAAGGGCGGCAAAAATGTTGGCTGGCAGAGACCAAAAACACCCTGGTAGGTTATGTTGTTGTCACTCATGGTGGCGGTGATGCAGAGCTATTGAATTTGGCTGTTTCGCCCGCGTTTCAACGCAAAGGTATCGGCCAGTCTTTGCTGGAATACGCCACGCAATGTGTGGCAGGCAAGGCAGATATGCTTTTTCTTGAGGTGAGGGTGTCCAATCAAAAAGCGATTGAACTCTATTCCAAAGCAGGTTTTTTTGAACTGGGTAATCGCAAAAATTATTATCCCACCGCCAATGGACATGAAGATGCTTTGCTTATGGCGCGCCAGCTTTAG
- a CDS encoding response regulator transcription factor, which produces MNNRDFLILDDDITFASLLTRALERRNLLCEAANSPSDALQLLEKFHFKRAIVDLKLGADSGLQFIRELKLRQPDVVIVMLTGYSSISTAVEAVKLGATNYLCKPADANEILAAFDTEESSFTVDIDYSPISVDRLEWEHIQRVLQENAGNISATARALGMHRRTLQRKLQKRPVKH; this is translated from the coding sequence ATGAATAACCGGGACTTTCTCATTCTGGATGACGACATCACCTTCGCCAGCCTATTAACACGGGCCTTGGAGCGCCGTAACCTATTGTGCGAAGCGGCGAATAGCCCTAGCGATGCATTACAGTTATTAGAAAAGTTCCATTTCAAGCGCGCGATTGTCGATTTGAAATTAGGAGCGGATTCTGGTTTGCAATTTATTCGCGAACTCAAATTGCGCCAACCGGATGTGGTAATTGTAATGCTCACAGGATATTCAAGTATTTCTACTGCAGTAGAGGCAGTCAAACTCGGTGCAACTAATTATCTGTGCAAGCCCGCCGATGCAAATGAAATACTGGCAGCATTTGATACTGAAGAGTCATCGTTTACGGTAGATATAGATTACTCACCAATTTCAGTTGATCGACTGGAATGGGAACATATACAACGTGTGCTACAAGAAAATGCGGGGAATATTTCCGCTACGGCACGGGCATTGGGAATGCATCGTCGAACCTTACAACGCAAATTGCAGAAGCGCCCGGTAAAACACTAA
- a CDS encoding 2-isopropylmalate synthase — MSSKDKLVIFDTTLRDGEQSPGASMTRDEKVRIAKMLEKMRVDVIEAGFAIASPGDFESVRAVAEVIKDSTVCSLARAVQGDIERAAEAIKPANSGRIHTFIATSPIHMKYKLQMEPPKVLEQAVAAIKLARQFTDDVEFSLEDASRSEFEFMCRIIESVINAGARTINLPDTVGYGEPGEYGLLFRRLIEAVPNSDKAIFSTHCHNDLGLAVANSLSAVMYGARQVECTINGLGERAGNAALEEIVMAVKTRKDLMPVETSIDISHIVPTSRLVSTITGFPVQPNKAIVGANAFAHESGIHQDGILKHRETYEIMRAEDVGWNTNKLVLGKHSGRAAVKARFEALGISFADSDALNNAFAKFKELADKKHEIFDEDLQALVSASQTHELVDVYEFQALEIHCKTGQNPKASLQLKVSGESLSVASTGSGPVDAAFKAIETLANSGAVLQLYSVNAITQGTDSQGEVTVRLEHRGQIVNGVGADTDIVAASVKAYVHALNLLVSRGAKAHPQHGGI, encoded by the coding sequence ATGAGCAGCAAAGACAAACTGGTGATTTTTGATACTACTTTGCGCGATGGAGAGCAAAGTCCCGGTGCTTCTATGACCCGAGATGAAAAAGTTCGCATTGCAAAAATGCTTGAAAAAATGCGTGTTGATGTCATTGAGGCTGGTTTTGCGATTGCCAGCCCTGGTGATTTTGAGTCGGTACGTGCGGTTGCCGAAGTAATAAAAGATTCAACTGTATGTAGTTTGGCGCGTGCGGTGCAGGGAGATATTGAGCGTGCAGCGGAAGCTATCAAACCGGCCAATTCAGGGCGTATACATACCTTTATTGCCACATCTCCCATTCATATGAAATACAAGCTGCAAATGGAGCCGCCCAAAGTATTAGAGCAGGCTGTTGCAGCGATTAAACTAGCGCGTCAGTTTACCGATGATGTTGAGTTTTCACTTGAAGATGCCAGCCGTTCAGAATTCGAATTCATGTGCCGCATTATTGAGTCAGTGATTAATGCGGGGGCGCGAACGATTAATTTACCCGATACCGTTGGTTATGGTGAGCCTGGAGAATATGGCTTACTGTTTCGCCGCTTGATAGAAGCAGTTCCTAATTCTGATAAAGCGATTTTCTCTACCCACTGTCACAACGATTTGGGCCTTGCCGTTGCCAATTCACTCTCTGCAGTTATGTATGGTGCACGGCAAGTCGAGTGTACAATCAATGGCTTGGGAGAAAGAGCGGGTAATGCTGCACTTGAAGAAATTGTAATGGCAGTGAAAACGCGCAAAGATTTAATGCCCGTTGAAACAAGTATTGATATAAGCCACATAGTGCCAACCTCGCGTCTGGTTTCAACGATCACCGGTTTTCCGGTGCAGCCTAACAAGGCAATAGTGGGTGCAAATGCTTTTGCACATGAGTCGGGAATTCATCAGGATGGTATTTTAAAGCATCGCGAAACCTACGAAATTATGCGCGCGGAAGATGTAGGTTGGAATACCAATAAATTGGTTTTGGGCAAACACTCAGGGCGCGCTGCGGTGAAAGCTCGATTTGAAGCCTTGGGTATAAGTTTTGCGGATAGCGATGCGCTCAATAATGCGTTTGCCAAGTTCAAAGAGTTGGCTGATAAGAAACATGAAATTTTTGATGAAGATTTACAGGCATTGGTTAGCGCTTCGCAAACTCACGAACTTGTTGATGTTTATGAATTTCAGGCTCTAGAGATTCACTGCAAAACGGGGCAGAACCCTAAAGCATCGTTGCAATTAAAGGTAAGTGGAGAAAGCCTATCAGTAGCGTCTACTGGTTCAGGCCCTGTTGATGCTGCATTTAAAGCGATTGAGACTTTGGCGAATAGCGGTGCCGTATTGCAGCTCTACTCTGTCAATGCGATTACCCAGGGTACGGATTCCCAAGGTGAAGTCACGGTTAGGCTTGAACATCGAGGCCAGATTGTTAACGGTGTGGGAGCGGATACCGATATAGTTGCTGCTTCGGTTAAGGCTTATGTGCATGCATTGAACTTGCTCGTATCGCGCGGTGCAAAAGCGCACCCACAGCATGGTGGAATTTAA
- a CDS encoding MATE family efflux transporter — translation MATPLQATLTEGRVPEQLKSLALPLVWGLMATMSLNAIETFFIAQLGREPLAALSFTFPVIMVLTSLGIGLGAGTSSAVARAIGEGDPHKAKRLATDAMSLTFIISASVCLLGWVTLEPLFLALGATPDLIPLIRSYMSIWYFSAPCLMVPMVCLSALRAMGMSQVQGYLMGGAALLNVLLDPLLIFGLLGFPALGLQGAALATLITRALMLVVALYILHARVHMLVTPFLPWQKLKSSWMAIIEVGVPAMFANVIIPFASAIVVAMVAAYGTDAVAALGIAMRIEPLALIVFYALSGVVGPFFGQNYGAGRVERLQEALRVLTVFCLAFGLGLALLLGILGAEIARLFGDHPEVVSITAAYFMIVPISYGAYGLVMSVNAAFNGLGRPWPTMIISSGRVFYIYLPLAWLGQHWWGMIGIFIATAFANLGLGIWAWCWLKTHIQQQTLLAEA, via the coding sequence ATGGCGACACCCCTACAGGCAACCCTTACCGAAGGGCGCGTTCCCGAACAATTAAAAAGTTTGGCGTTGCCCTTGGTTTGGGGGCTGATGGCAACTATGTCGCTCAATGCTATAGAGACTTTTTTTATTGCCCAATTAGGGCGCGAGCCCCTTGCGGCACTCAGTTTTACTTTTCCGGTCATTATGGTGCTCACCAGTCTCGGCATTGGTCTTGGTGCGGGTACTTCCTCCGCGGTAGCACGTGCGATTGGCGAGGGTGATCCACACAAAGCCAAGCGCCTGGCAACCGATGCCATGAGTCTCACCTTTATTATCTCCGCCAGTGTGTGTTTACTCGGCTGGGTTACGCTGGAACCGCTGTTTCTCGCCTTGGGCGCTACGCCCGATTTAATCCCGCTCATCCGCTCTTACATGTCGATCTGGTATTTCAGTGCCCCTTGTTTAATGGTGCCGATGGTGTGTTTGTCCGCCTTGCGGGCGATGGGTATGAGTCAGGTGCAGGGCTATTTGATGGGGGGCGCAGCGCTATTGAATGTACTGCTCGACCCGCTGTTGATCTTTGGTTTACTTGGGTTTCCAGCGCTGGGATTACAGGGCGCAGCATTGGCGACATTAATTACCCGCGCGCTGATGTTGGTGGTGGCGCTCTATATATTGCACGCGCGCGTACATATGCTGGTGACCCCATTCTTGCCTTGGCAGAAATTAAAATCGTCGTGGATGGCCATTATTGAGGTGGGTGTGCCAGCGATGTTTGCCAATGTCATCATTCCGTTTGCCAGTGCAATAGTGGTTGCGATGGTAGCTGCGTACGGCACCGATGCGGTTGCCGCACTGGGCATTGCGATGCGCATAGAACCTTTGGCATTGATAGTGTTTTATGCCCTTTCGGGAGTAGTTGGGCCATTTTTTGGGCAGAATTACGGTGCAGGTCGCGTAGAGCGATTACAGGAAGCCTTGCGGGTACTGACGGTTTTCTGCCTCGCATTTGGTTTGGGGTTGGCATTATTGCTGGGTATTTTGGGGGCGGAGATTGCCCGCCTATTTGGCGATCACCCCGAAGTTGTCAGCATCACTGCCGCTTATTTTATGATTGTGCCTATCAGTTATGGCGCCTATGGGTTGGTGATGTCGGTCAATGCGGCCTTTAATGGTTTGGGGCGCCCCTGGCCGACAATGATTATTTCCTCGGGACGCGTCTTTTATATTTATTTGCCACTTGCCTGGTTGGGGCAGCATTGGTGGGGCATGATTGGTATCTTTATTGCCACTGCATTTGCCAATCTCGGCCTCGGTATTTGGGCTTGGTGCTGGCTCAAAACACATATCCAACAGCAGACCCTGCTCGCTGAGGCCTAA
- a CDS encoding biopolymer transporter ExbD, whose translation MSRRKKGRAGDDTNEIDLTPMLDVVFIMLIFFIVTASFVKEIGINPNVPEPNNNPPPDDAEPNILVRISADNQIWLMEKEGERRVDTRAVRSNIERLRAELPKASVIIMADVAAHTGTYVAVADAAREAKAPNVVLVPSK comes from the coding sequence GTGAGCCGCAGAAAGAAAGGCCGTGCCGGCGATGATACTAACGAGATTGACCTGACGCCAATGCTCGACGTAGTGTTCATTATGTTGATTTTCTTCATTGTTACCGCCTCCTTTGTGAAGGAAATCGGTATCAATCCTAACGTTCCAGAGCCAAACAATAATCCACCGCCGGATGATGCTGAGCCGAATATCCTGGTGCGCATTTCTGCTGACAACCAAATCTGGTTGATGGAGAAGGAAGGTGAGCGTCGTGTGGATACCCGTGCTGTTCGCTCTAACATCGAGCGTTTGCGTGCTGAGTTACCCAAGGCGTCAGTAATTATTATGGCTGATGTAGCCGCACACACTGGTACTTATGTTGCGGTCGCTGATGCGGCACGCGAAGCTAAGGCGCCCAATGTAGTGTTGGTTCCCTCCAAGTAG
- a CDS encoding TonB family protein, which translates to MLNGVGVHQELGREVFIGALFSESLSNDAGTLLRNSQPMRMELKIVTPEGITARRFSRLWIEGLAVNSKADELMAQADNTVLFDNMFKGRLQKDDHVVIASAPGAGISVNLNNIELGKIEDESFFYMLLATWIGNVPLSSDYRDSLLKVGDVDAGLRGRFAAIAPAANRAAEINAWNNKLPAVEPIAAAQAPAEVPKLDAPAIDKPKLDIPLPVAQKSSVSKSSAAPVIAQAASSAPAAAAPVSTPVAEEEEDEGPALTAQTLLARQFYVSDSIKKIRTKTKYPQRALDRNQAGNVRVAVVVDRDGNLISSSIIESSQYDLLNREALEAIKRSAPFPALPEAISGTRFEFSVPMRWALP; encoded by the coding sequence ATGTTAAATGGTGTGGGGGTTCACCAGGAACTTGGCCGTGAAGTTTTTATTGGCGCGCTCTTTTCGGAGTCGCTGAGCAATGATGCAGGCACCCTGTTGAGAAACTCGCAGCCCATGCGCATGGAATTAAAAATAGTTACCCCTGAAGGCATCACTGCACGTCGGTTCAGCCGCTTGTGGATTGAAGGGCTTGCCGTGAACAGTAAAGCCGATGAATTAATGGCGCAGGCAGACAATACTGTACTTTTTGACAATATGTTCAAGGGACGCTTACAAAAAGACGATCACGTTGTAATCGCAAGTGCACCCGGCGCTGGAATATCGGTCAACCTGAATAATATTGAACTGGGCAAGATCGAAGATGAGTCCTTCTTTTATATGTTACTGGCCACCTGGATTGGCAACGTACCGCTGTCATCTGATTATCGCGATAGCCTGTTAAAAGTTGGTGATGTCGACGCTGGCTTACGTGGCCGATTTGCCGCTATTGCACCTGCAGCAAATCGCGCAGCAGAAATTAATGCCTGGAATAATAAACTCCCCGCCGTGGAGCCGATTGCTGCAGCGCAAGCACCAGCAGAAGTACCCAAGCTGGATGCACCTGCTATCGATAAACCTAAACTGGATATACCTTTGCCAGTTGCACAAAAGAGTAGCGTAAGCAAATCATCAGCAGCCCCGGTAATTGCGCAAGCGGCATCAAGTGCACCTGCAGCTGCTGCACCGGTTTCAACACCTGTTGCCGAAGAGGAAGAGGATGAAGGCCCTGCACTCACCGCACAAACACTCTTGGCACGCCAGTTCTACGTATCGGATTCAATTAAGAAAATCCGCACCAAAACCAAATATCCTCAACGTGCATTAGATCGCAATCAAGCGGGTAACGTGCGGGTGGCTGTTGTGGTTGATCGCGATGGAAACTTGATTAGCAGTAGTATTATTGAGAGCAGCCAATACGACTTGTTAAATAGAGAAGCACTGGAAGCAATCAAACGTTCAGCGCCCTTTCCTGCATTGCCAGAAGCCATCTCAGGGACTCGTTTTGAATTCAGCGTCCCCATGCGCTGGGCCCTCCCCTGA
- a CDS encoding flagellar brake protein, with product MKFEDLKLAYGYPLQLQTSSLSGQPERFSCRLIGCLPGRALLLSVPKLSGKLVRFRAGQKIVVRLMIDNGIGVFAGMVEAQTTEPYPILHLSFPESVTFKGIRSATRVTVHEKIEITSVSDLTASPVTGFIADISVNGCRIELFSDVAELGDILELQAVVDILGLKHSLVLKGVVRSRVDPTDNIEEGALVSYGIEFSDLSDDERLIMYAYVFSHMAHQDQIAG from the coding sequence ATGAAATTCGAAGATCTAAAATTGGCTTACGGCTATCCGTTGCAATTGCAAACCTCTTCTCTTTCCGGGCAGCCGGAGCGTTTTTCATGTCGACTAATCGGCTGTTTACCTGGGCGTGCGTTGCTGCTGTCCGTTCCAAAGCTATCCGGTAAATTGGTGCGATTCAGGGCGGGTCAGAAAATCGTTGTACGGTTAATGATTGATAATGGTATCGGTGTTTTTGCAGGAATGGTGGAGGCACAAACCACAGAACCTTATCCAATTTTGCATCTGAGCTTTCCGGAGTCTGTCACCTTTAAGGGAATTCGTAGTGCGACTCGTGTAACGGTGCATGAGAAAATCGAAATTACCTCTGTTAGTGACCTTACTGCTTCACCGGTGACAGGTTTTATCGCCGATATTAGTGTCAATGGTTGCAGAATAGAATTGTTTTCAGATGTTGCTGAACTGGGGGATATACTTGAGCTGCAAGCAGTTGTTGATATTCTCGGGTTAAAGCACTCGTTAGTACTTAAGGGAGTTGTTCGATCTCGAGTGGATCCTACTGACAATATTGAAGAGGGCGCGTTAGTGAGTTACGGAATTGAGTTTTCTGATCTCAGTGATGACGAGCGGCTAATAATGTATGCCTATGTTTTTAGTCATATGGCACACCAAGATCAGATAGCTGGCTAA
- a CDS encoding cyclic nucleotide-binding domain-containing protein produces MMETKPIHKYPKATLEHLLSGISFFKAVRQQDPKQFDLLVQASRIVSYLPGEIVVQKGEQSNWLYFLLKGKLAVYVDQPLQSDLVNYVTPGEVFGDLAQLVGQPRTATIIADQSAKESTVLALDINVFGPLNATSPISRATKLVYYRNMAHNLRWKLEVYRSQHLQHVLANRHRQIKLYHGPKDTYEELLSLFEQSKALAILLIEWNKEFGVLSAEALQQPGPV; encoded by the coding sequence ATGATGGAAACGAAGCCTATACATAAATATCCTAAAGCTACCCTGGAGCATTTACTCTCAGGAATCTCATTTTTCAAAGCCGTTCGTCAGCAAGACCCTAAGCAATTTGATTTGCTAGTTCAAGCATCCCGCATCGTTTCTTACCTGCCCGGTGAAATAGTGGTGCAAAAAGGTGAACAAAGTAATTGGTTGTATTTTTTGTTAAAGGGCAAGTTGGCTGTTTACGTCGATCAGCCTCTGCAAAGTGATCTGGTGAATTATGTAACACCGGGTGAAGTATTTGGTGATCTGGCGCAGTTAGTTGGCCAACCACGCACCGCTACTATTATTGCAGATCAAAGCGCAAAAGAATCTACCGTGCTCGCATTGGACATTAATGTGTTTGGCCCCCTCAATGCAACCAGTCCCATTTCACGTGCAACTAAATTAGTCTATTACCGTAATATGGCGCACAATCTGCGGTGGAAATTGGAAGTCTACCGCTCGCAGCATTTGCAGCATGTGCTAGCCAACAGGCATCGCCAGATAAAACTTTATCACGGCCCTAAAGATACATACGAAGAGCTATTGTCTCTCTTTGAACAATCGAAAGCCTTGGCAATACTGCTCATTGAGTGGAATAAAGAGTTCGGTGTGCTCTCTGCCGAGGCGCTGCAACAACCGGGGCCGGTGTAA
- a CDS encoding aminoacyl-tRNA deacylase, translated as MGVAATVENYLKTKQIEFTLLEHEYCEGSYNTARVAKIDDHCLAKGVLLRDEDFHYTLCVLPTRNKILRHTLNQIFDRHMELVEEEELNEIFRDCAEGAIPALGEAYGLDVIWDEELMGVEEVYIEAGDHRHLIRLKQPDFVQLMENKLHDHFSAERSHHSKLPKKYIRQEYEL; from the coding sequence ATGGGTGTTGCCGCTACCGTTGAAAACTACTTAAAAACAAAACAAATCGAATTTACGTTGCTTGAACATGAGTACTGTGAGGGTTCCTATAACACTGCGCGCGTAGCAAAGATTGATGATCACTGCCTGGCCAAAGGTGTTTTACTGCGCGACGAAGACTTTCATTACACACTTTGTGTGCTGCCAACCCGCAATAAAATTTTGCGCCATACCTTGAATCAAATTTTTGATCGCCATATGGAGCTGGTGGAAGAGGAAGAACTCAACGAAATATTCCGCGACTGCGCAGAAGGCGCTATTCCCGCACTGGGTGAAGCTTATGGGCTGGATGTTATCTGGGATGAAGAATTGATGGGTGTGGAAGAAGTTTACATAGAAGCTGGCGATCATCGCCATTTAATCCGCCTGAAACAGCCCGACTTTGTACAACTTATGGAAAACAAACTGCACGATCATTTCAGCGCGGAACGAAGCCATCACAGCAAACTACCCAAGAAATATATCCGTCAGGAGTATGAGCTTTAA